TTTGCCCCAGGTTTCGTTCAGCGTGAAGCCGAACGCTTTTGGCCACCAGTAGGTCAGACCTGCGAAGCAACCGAAGACCACGCCGCCGATGATAACGTTGTGGAAGTGTGCAATCAGGAACAGGCTGTTGTGCAGCACGAAGTCCGCGCCCGGTACCGCCAGCAGAACGCCGGTCATCCCACCGATAGAGAAGGTGACGATGAAGCCAATGGTCCACAGCATCGCAGAGTTAAAGACGATGCGGCCCTGATACATGGTGAACAGCCAGTTGAAGATCTTCACCCCGGTAGGGATGGCGATGATCATGGTGGCAATACCGAAGAAGGCGTTGACGTTCGCACCGCTGCCCATGGTGAAGAAGTGGTGCAGCCAAACGATGAACGACAGGACGGTAATCGCGATGGTCGCCCACACCAGAGAGGTGTAACCGAACAGACGCTTTTTAGAGAAGGTTGCAACCACCTCAGAGAACACACCAAACACCGGCAGCACCAGGATATAAACTTCCGGGTGGCCCCAGGCCCAGATGAGGTTGATGTACATCATCATGTTGCCACCCATATCGTTGGTAAAGAAATGGGTGCCAAGGTAGCGGTCAAGGGTCAGCAGTGCGACGGTCACGGTGAAGATTGGGAACGCGGCGATAATCAGTACGTTAGTACACAGCGAAGCCCAGGTGAACACCGGCATTTTGAACATAGTCATACCCGGGGTACGCATGTTCAGAATGGTCACGAAGAAGTTAATACCGGTCAGTGTCGTACCGATACCGGATAGCTGGAGACTCCAGATCCAGTAATCGACCCCGACGCCCGGACTGTACTCAATCCCCGATAGCGGTGGATAAGCAACCCAGCCGGTCTGAGCGAATTCGCCCACGCCCAGTGACAGGTTAACCAGCACCACGCCGACAACGGTGAACCAGAAGCTCAGGTTGTTCAGGAATGGGAAGGCAACGTCACGCGCGCCAATCTGCAACGGCACAACCAGGTTCATCAGGCCGATAACAAAAGGCATCGCCACGAAGAAGATCATGATAACGCCGTGGGCGGTAAAGATCTGATCGTAGTGGTGAGGCGGGAGGAAGCCTGCTTCGCCGGCGGAGGCTAGCACCTGCTGGCTACGCATCATTATCGCATCGGCAAAGCCGCGCAGCAGCATAACGATAGCGACGATAACGTACATCACGCCGAGGCGTTTGTGGTCAACGGAGGTTAGCCACTCTTTCCATAAATATTCCCACTTACCGAAGTAAGTGATAGCCGCAAGCAGCGCCAGTCCCCCGACGATGATTGCCGCAACCGTAACCATGACAATTGGCTCATGGTACGGGATTGCATCCAGTGTAAGTTTTCCGAACATCGTATTATTCCTCGGCCCCTTAGTGAGAGGTTTCCGCGTGACTCATGTCCATGCCTTCCATACCTTCCATGCCTTTCATATCGTCATGGGAAGCCTGTTCACCTTCCGGCTTGGCCATGTGCATGCTCCCGTGCCCCATAAATTTGTTAATAACGTCTTTAAACAAATCAGGTTTAACACTGGAGAAGTATTCGACTTTGTTGTATTCGCTTGGCGCGGCCAGTTTCTCGTAGGTCGCCATATCGTTCATGGCTTCAGGAGACTGTTTCGCTTTGGCAACCCATTGGTTGAAGGTATCCATGTCCGGCGTGGCAATAGCCTTGAACTTCATGCCGGAGAAACCTTTACCGCTGTAGTTTGACGAAATACCGTCGTAGGTGCCGGCTTCATCTGCAATCAGGTGCAGTTTGGTCTGCATGCCTGCCATTGCGTAGATTTGGCTACCCAGGCGCGGAATAAAGAAGGAGTTCATCACCGAGTTAGAGGTGATTTTGAATTCCACTGGGGTATTGGCCGGGAAGGCGATTTCATTCACCGTTGCGATACCCTGCTCCGGATAGATGAAGAACCATTTCCAGTCCATGGCGATAACTTCGATGGTCACCGGCTTCGCTTCATGTTCCAGCGGGCGGCTAGGTTCAAGAGAGTGAGTGGTTTTCCAGGTCAGTACCGCGAGGAAGATAACGATAAGGATAGGAATCGTCCAGACTACAGCTTCCACTTTGTTCGAGTGCGACCAGTTAGGGCTGTATTTGGCGTCCTTGTTGGATGCCCGATACTTCCAGGCAAAACCGATAGCCATTGCAATTGCAGGGATAACGACAATCAACATCAGGCCGATGGCCGTCAGTATCAGTGAACGTTGTTCCAGTCCGATCTGTCCTTTGGGATCCAGGAGTGCAGAATCACAGCCACTGAGTAAAAATGCGCCTGCGATTAATGACAACCATCCCAAACTTTTATTGTATTTCCTGAGTCTCATTTAACGACCTCAATTCCAGGGAGCTCTATTGTCGTTTAAAGTGTGCCGGCATTTTACGGGAAGGTTACATTACTGTAAACATGAATGGCTCAGTGTCAGTAGGGTGTTACCGGGTTCTGCCTACGATGTCACACAGAATGCAACAAACTGTAAAATCTAGCGTTGGTGCGCGGGCCCCGCAGGTTATAACGAAAACCTATGTTGGCGGAAATAGTCCGGGTAAATGGGTATAACCAGTCAAATTGAAATACATTTAATTAACAATGCGGCAGCATTTGTCACATGTTTCCAACAAATATTAATTTCTCACCGGGCTGAATCGTTAAGGATAATCTTTTAATGCTTATTGAACAAAGTAATTAAAGAAAACTGTATTTAATTACGATAAATAGTCCTCGACGGTAACACTTAATGGACTGGGTAATTAATAGACAAAAAAAGTAACTGTCCGGTATTAATTACATTTTCTTGCTTACAAAAGCCGGTGATAACGGCGGGGTTAAGGGCGCTGAATAGCCATTGTATTTATCAGGGATAATTTCATGACAGGACATATTTCACCCATTATTGGTATCGATCTCGGCACCTCCAATAGCGCCGTGGCCTGGTTTAGTGACGCGGGTGCTGCTTTAATTTTGGGCCGCAGCGGTGAGCGTTTAACCCCTTCCGTTGTCGGACTGGATGATGATGGGCATCTGCTGATTGGCGAGGCGGCCAAAGCCCGACTGGTTAGCCATCCTCATCTCACGGTAGCCAGTTTCAAGCGTTATATGGGCACCGATAAAATTTTCACTTTGGGCCCGCAGTCATTTCGTGCCGAAGAGCTTTCCGCCTTAGTGCTGAGAAAATTAAAAGCGGATGCCGAAGTGGCGCTTGGCCGCAGCGTCACGCGCGCGGCCATTACCGTGCCGGCTTATTTCAATGACTCCCAGCGCAAAGCTGTTAAAGCCGCAGGGCAGATGGCCGGGCTGGAGGTTGAACGCCTTCTCAATGAGCCCACTGCGGCAGCGCTGGCCTACGGGCTTGCCGACAGCCGCGAGCAAAAATTCCTGGTCTTCGACTTAGGCGGCGGGACGTTCGATGTCTCCATCGTC
This Klebsiella michiganensis DNA region includes the following protein-coding sequences:
- a CDS encoding cytochrome o ubiquinol oxidase subunit I, translated to MFGKLTLDAIPYHEPIVMVTVAAIIVGGLALLAAITYFGKWEYLWKEWLTSVDHKRLGVMYVIVAIVMLLRGFADAIMMRSQQVLASAGEAGFLPPHHYDQIFTAHGVIMIFFVAMPFVIGLMNLVVPLQIGARDVAFPFLNNLSFWFTVVGVVLVNLSLGVGEFAQTGWVAYPPLSGIEYSPGVGVDYWIWSLQLSGIGTTLTGINFFVTILNMRTPGMTMFKMPVFTWASLCTNVLIIAAFPIFTVTVALLTLDRYLGTHFFTNDMGGNMMMYINLIWAWGHPEVYILVLPVFGVFSEVVATFSKKRLFGYTSLVWATIAITVLSFIVWLHHFFTMGSGANVNAFFGIATMIIAIPTGVKIFNWLFTMYQGRIVFNSAMLWTIGFIVTFSIGGMTGVLLAVPGADFVLHNSLFLIAHFHNVIIGGVVFGCFAGLTYWWPKAFGFTLNETWGKRAFWFWIIGFFVAFMPLYVLGFMGMTRRLSQQIDPQFHTLLVVAACGAALIALGILCQLIQFYVSIRDREQNRDLTGDPWGGRTLEWATSSPPPFYNFAHLPHVHERDAFWEMKEKGEAYKQPAHYEEIHMPRNSAAGIIIAAFSTVFGFAMIWHIWWLAIVGFAGIIITWIAKSFDEDVDYYVPVAEVEKLENQHFEEITKAGLKNGN
- a CDS encoding cytochrome o ubiquinol oxidase subunit II codes for the protein MRLRKYNKSLGWLSLIAGAFLLSGCDSALLDPKGQIGLEQRSLILTAIGLMLIVVIPAIAMAIGFAWKYRASNKDAKYSPNWSHSNKVEAVVWTIPILIVIFLAVLTWKTTHSLEPSRPLEHEAKPVTIEVIAMDWKWFFIYPEQGIATVNEIAFPANTPVEFKITSNSVMNSFFIPRLGSQIYAMAGMQTKLHLIADEAGTYDGISSNYSGKGFSGMKFKAIATPDMDTFNQWVAKAKQSPEAMNDMATYEKLAAPSEYNKVEYFSSVKPDLFKDVINKFMGHGSMHMAKPEGEQASHDDMKGMEGMEGMDMSHAETSH